A window of the Hypomesus transpacificus isolate Combined female chromosome 10, fHypTra1, whole genome shotgun sequence genome harbors these coding sequences:
- the rock1 gene encoding rho-associated protein kinase 1 isoform X3 — MSAGESLEARFEKIDAMLKDPKSEINTDCLLDGLDALVYDLDFPALRKNKSIDNFLNRYKDTISKIRDLRMKGEDYEVVKVIGRGAFGEVQLVRHKATRKVYAMKLLSKFEMIKRSDSAFFWEERDIMAFANSAWVVQLFYAFQDNRYLYMVMEYMPGGDLVNLMSHYDVPEKWARFYTAEVVLALDGIHAMGFIHRDVKPDNMLLDEAGHLKLADFGTCMKMNKDGMVRCDTAVGTPDYISPEVLKSQGGDGYYGRECDWWSVGVFLYEMLVGDTPFYADSLVGTYSKIMNHKNALTFPEDSDISKDAKNLICAFLTDREVRLGRNGVDEIKRHPFFKNDQWTWDNIRETAAPVVPELSSDIDTSNFDDIEEDRGDEETFPIPKAFVGNQLPFVGFTYYSSHQFTRSSSTKTSEKRSSSTKEEKSHLENLQKRIYQLEEQLNSEMQLKDEMEAKCRTSNTKLDKILKELDEEANLRKAVEASVSLLEKDKMMIQHRATDYQRKGDQEAEKRRNLENEVSTLKEQLEDMRKMNQSSQASNDKIVQLQKQLEEANDLLRAESDTAGRLRKSHTELSKSMSQLEGVNRELQERSRGWEGERGQLERELLLLQTTLDSERRTSSQGSEEIHELQARMSGLQEDNKNLKLSLSKLETERKQAQERSNNLEKEKNGLEIDLNYKLKTLQQRLDQEHTEHRVTKAQLTDKYESIEEAKSAAMHAVRQKVSEESGARVRAESRVVEVEKQCSMLEFDLKQSVQKMEQLMKQKERLEDEVKALRMQTEQESSKRLQAQSDLKGRLQDAERLRGSEKQLKQEVNAALESKRSVEFQLAQLTKQYRGNEGQMRELQDQLEAEQYFSTLYKTQVKELKEEIEEKNRQVQDAHKKVQDLHSERDSLSAQLDLTVTKAESEQLARALQEEQYFELSQENKKAQARHKQEGSEKDATIARLEESNRTLTKDVEHLSKEKTELTEKLHSQEEEYEAQKEEIAATTKANYEKSLNSERTLKIQAVNKLAEIMNRKDMKLDQKKKGSTADLRKKEKENRKLQLDLNQEKDKFNHMAIKYQKELSEMQAQLSEECTYRNELQMQLDSKESDIEQLREKLKDLHLRMENSSVTSLQTDETDSNLAESRLEGWLSIPNRANIKRYGWRKQYVVVSSKKILFYNDELDKEQSNPSMVLDIDKLFHVRPVTQGDVYRAETEEIPRIFQILYANEGECRKEADVETVPQGDKTNCLPHKGHEFIPTLYHFPSNCEACSKPLWHVFKPPAALECRRCHVKCHKDHLDKKEDVIAPCKVNYDVTSARNMLLLALTQDEQKKWIGHLGKKIPKTPPSSFMRASPRTISTRSAANQSFRKNPKSITGKPS, encoded by the exons aTAAGGACACCATCAGTAAAATCCGGGACCTGCGTATGAAAGGGGAGGACTATGAGGTGGTCAAGGTCATTGGGAGGGGAGCGTTTGGAGAAGTCCAGTTG gttaGGCACAAAGCCACGAGGAAGGTGTACGCCATGAAGCTGCTGAGCAAGTTTGAGATGATCAAGAGGTCCGACTCGGCGTTcttctgggaggagagggacatcaTGGCCTTCGCTAACAGCGCCTGGGTCGTGCAG CTGTTCTACGCCTTCCAGGACAACCGCTACCTCTACATGGTGATGGAGTACATGCCTGGCGGGGACCTGGTCAACCTGATGAGCCACTACGACGTCCCCGAGAAGTGGGCCCGCTTCTACACGGCCGAGGTGGTGCTGGCACTGGATGGGATCCACGCCATGGGCTTCATCCACCG GGACGTGAAGCCTGACAACATGTTGCTGGACGAAGCAGGCCACCTGAAGCTGGCTGACTTTGGAACCTGTATGAAAATGAACAAG gACGGTATGGTACGATGTGACACGGCCGTGGGAACCCCTGACTACATTTCACCCGAGGTACTCAAGTCCCAGGGAGGGGACGGATACTACGGCCGAGAGTGTGACTGGTGGTCTGTGGGAGTCTTCCTGTACGAGATGCTCGTCG GCGACACGCCTTTCTACGCCGACTCGCTGGTGGGGACGTACAGCAAGATCATGAACCACAAAAACGCGCTGACCTTCCCCGAGGACAGCGACATATCCAAGGACGCCAAAAACCTCATCTGTGCGTTCTTGACCGACAG AGAGGTGCGACTGGGACGCAACGGCGTGGACGAGATCAAGAGGCACCCCTTCTTCAAGAACGACCAGTGGACCTGGGACAACATCAGGGAGA CGGCCGCCCCCGTGGTGCCTGAGCTGAGCAGCGACATCGACACCAGCAACTTCGACGACATCGAGGAGGACCGCGGCGACGAGGAGACCTTCCCCATACCAAAGGCCTTCGTGGGAAACCAGCTCCCCTTTGTGGGCTTCACCTATTACAGCAGCCACCA gttcaCCCGCAGCTCCAGCACCAAGACCAGTGAGAAACGCAGCAGCTCCACCAAGGAAGAGAAGAGCCAT CTGGAGAACCTGCAGAAGAGGATCTAtcagctggaggagcagctgaacAGTGAGATGCAGCTGAAGGACGAGATGGAGGCCAAGTGCAG GACCTCAAACACCAAGCTCGACAAAATCCTGAAAGAGCTGGACGAGGAG GCCAACCTGCGGAAGGCTGTGGAGGCCAGCGTGTCCCTGCTGGAGAAGGACAAGATGATGATCCAGCACCGGGCCACCGACTACCAAAGAAAGGGCGACCAGGAGGCCGAGAAGAGACGCAATCTGGAGAACGAGG TGTCTACTCtgaaggagcagctggaggacaTGAGGAAAATGAACCAAAGCTCTCAGGCCTCTAATGACAAGATTGTGCAGCTGCAGAAACAG ctggaggaggccaacGACCTGCTGCGGGCCGAGTCGGACACGGCGGGGCGCCTGAGGAAGAGCCACACGGAGCTGTCCAAGTCCATGAGCCAGCTGGAGGGCGTGAACCGggagctgcaggagaggagccggggctgggagggggagcgaggccagctggagagggagctgctgctgctgcagaccACGCTGGACTCAGAGAGGAGGACCTCCAGCCAGGGCTCCGAGGAGATCCACGAGCTGCAAG CGCGGATGTCGGGGCTGCAGGAGGACAACAAGAACCTGAAGCTCAGCCTGTCCAAGCTGGAGACGGAGCGCAAGCAGGCCCAGGAGAGGAGCAACAACCTGGAGAAG GAGAAGAACGGCCTGGAGATCGACCTGAACTACAAGCTGAAGACCCTGCAGCAGCGTCTGGACCAGGAGCACACGGAGCACAGGGTGACCAAGGCCCAGCTCACAGACAAGTACGAGTCCATCGAGGAGGCCAAGTCAGCAGCCATGCATG cggTGCGGCAGAAGGTGTCGGAGGAGAGCGGGGCGCGGGTGCGGGCGGAgagcagggtggtggaggtggagaagcaGTGCTCCATGCTGGAGTTTGACCTCAAGCAGTCGGTCCAGAAGATGGAGCAGCTGATGAAGCagaaggagaggctggaggacgaG GTGAAGGCCCTGCGCATGCAGACGGAGCAGGAGTCCAGCAAGCGGCTGCAGGCCCAGAGCGACCTGAAGGGCCGCCTGCAGGACGCCGAGCGCCTGCGGGGCTCGGAGAAGCAGCTGAAGCAGGAGGTCAACGCCGCGCTGGAGAGCAAGCGCTCCGTCGAATTCCAGCTGGCGCAGCTCACCAA GCAATACAGGGGCAACGAAGGACAGATGAGGGAACTGCAGGACCAGCTGGAGGCCGAACAGTATTTCTCA ACACTTTACAAAACTcaggtgaaggagctgaaggaggagatCGAGGAGAAGAACCGCCAGGTCCAGGATGCTCATAAGAAGGTGCAGGATCTGCACAGTGAAAG GGATTCCCTGTCAGCCCAGCTGGACCTGACGGTGACCAAGGCCGAGTCGGAGCAGCTGGCCCGGGCGCTGCAGGAAGAGCAGTACTTTGAGCTCAGCCAGGAGAACAAGAAGGCCCAAGCCCGCCACAAGCAGGAGGGCTCTGAGAAGGACGCCACCATCGCACGG ctcgaGGAGTCCAACAGAACCCTGACCAAAGACGTGGAGCACCTCAGCAAGGAGAAGACGGAGCTCACTGAGAAGCTGCACTCTCAGGAGGAAG AGTACGAAGCCCAGAAGGAGGAGATCGCCGCCACCACCAAGGCCAACTACGAGAAGTCCCTAAACTCAGAGCGCACGCTCAAGATCCAG gcgGTGAACAAGCTGGCGGAGATCATGAACCGCAAGGACATGAAGCTGGACCAGAAGAAGAAGGGCAGCACGGCCGACCTGCgcaagaaggagaaggagaaccgCAAGCTGCAGCTCGACCTCAACCAGGAGAAGGACAAGTTCAACCACATGGCCATCAAGTACCAGAAGGAGCTGAGCGAGATGCAGGCG caacTGTCCGAGGAGTGCACCTACCGCAACGAGCTGCAGATGCAGCTGGACAGCAAGGAGAGCGACATCGAGCAGCTCCGCGAGAAGCTCAAAGACCTGCACCTGCGCATGGAGAACTCCAGCGTCACCAGCCTGCAGACGGACGAAACGGACAGCAACCTGGCCG AATCCAGACTGGAGGGGTGGCTGTCCATACCTAACCGTGCTAATATCAAGCGCTACGGCTGGAGGAAGCAG TATGTGGTGGTGAGCAGCAAGAAGATCCTGTTCTACAACGACGAGCTGGACAAAGAGCAGTCCAACCCTTCCATGGTCCTAGACATCGA CAAACTGTTCCATGTGAGGCCGGTCACCCAGGGAGACGTGTACCGGGCAGAAACTGAGGAGATCCCCAGGATATTCCAG ATCCTCTATGCCAACGAGGGCGAGTGCAGGAAGGAGGCCGACGTTGAGACGGTCCCCCAGGGCGACAAGACCAACTGCCTGCCTCACAAGGGCCACGAGTTCATCCCCACCCTGTACCACTTCCCCTCCAACTGCGAGGCGTGCTCTAAGCCCCTGTGGCACGTCTTCAAGCCCCCGGCCGCGCTCGAGTGCCGCCGCTGCCACGTCAAGTGCCACAAGGACCACCTGGACAAGAAGGAGGACGTCATCGCCCCCTGCAAAG tcaaCTACGACGTGACGTCTGCCCGCAACATGCTCCTGCTGGCCCTCACCCAGGACGAGCAGAAGAAGTGGATCGGCCACCTGGGCAAGAAGATCCCCAAAACTCCTCCCTCGTCCTTCATGAGGGCCTCGCCCCGCACCATCTCCACGCGCTCCGCGGCCAATCAGTCCTTCCGCAAGAATCCCAAAAGCATCACGGGCAAGCCAAG cTAA
- the rock1 gene encoding rho-associated protein kinase 1 isoform X1 produces MSAGESLEARFEKIDAMLKDPKSEINTDCLLDGLDALVYDLDFPALRKNKSIDNFLNRYKDTISKIRDLRMKGEDYEVVKVIGRGAFGEVQLVRHKATRKVYAMKLLSKFEMIKRSDSAFFWEERDIMAFANSAWVVQLFYAFQDNRYLYMVMEYMPGGDLVNLMSHYDVPEKWARFYTAEVVLALDGIHAMGFIHRDVKPDNMLLDEAGHLKLADFGTCMKMNKDGMVRCDTAVGTPDYISPEVLKSQGGDGYYGRECDWWSVGVFLYEMLVGDTPFYADSLVGTYSKIMNHKNALTFPEDSDISKDAKNLICAFLTDREVRLGRNGVDEIKRHPFFKNDQWTWDNIRETAAPVVPELSSDIDTSNFDDIEEDRGDEETFPIPKAFVGNQLPFVGFTYYSSHQFTRSSSTKTSEKRSSSTKEEKSHLENLQKRIYQLEEQLNSEMQLKDEMEAKCRTSNTKLDKILKELDEEANLRKAVEASVSLLEKDKMMIQHRATDYQRKGDQEAEKRRNLENEVSTLKEQLEDMRKMNQSSQASNDKIVQLQKQLEEANDLLRAESDTAGRLRKSHTELSKSMSQLEGVNRELQERSRGWEGERGQLERELLLLQTTLDSERRTSSQGSEEIHELQARMSGLQEDNKNLKLSLSKLETERKQAQERSNNLEKEKNGLEIDLNYKLKTLQQRLDQEHTEHRVTKAQLTDKYESIEEAKSAAMHAVRQKVSEESGARVRAESRVVEVEKQCSMLEFDLKQSVQKMEQLMKQKERLEDEVKALRMQTEQESSKRLQAQSDLKGRLQDAERLRGSEKQLKQEVNAALESKRSVEFQLAQLTKQYRGNEGQMRELQDQLEAEQYFSTLYKTQVKELKEEIEEKNRQVQDAHKKVQDLHSERDSLSAQLDLTVTKAESEQLARALQEEQYFELSQENKKAQARHKQEGSEKDATIARLEESNRTLTKDVEHLSKEKTELTEKLHSQEEEYEAQKEEIAATTKANYEKSLNSERTLKIQAVNKLAEIMNRKDMKLDQKKKGSTADLRKKEKENRKLQLDLNQEKDKFNHMAIKYQKELSEMQAQLSEECTYRNELQMQLDSKESDIEQLREKLKDLHLRMENSSVTSLQTDETDSNLAESRLEGWLSIPNRANIKRYGWRKQYVVVSSKKILFYNDELDKEQSNPSMVLDIDKLFHVRPVTQGDVYRAETEEIPRIFQILYANEGECRKEADVETVPQGDKTNCLPHKGHEFIPTLYHFPSNCEACSKPLWHVFKPPAALECRRCHVKCHKDHLDKKEDVIAPCKVNYDVTSARNMLLLALTQDEQKKWIGHLGKKIPKTPPSSFMRASPRTISTRSAANQSFRKNPKSITGKPSRAQSSVQAADPTSSTC; encoded by the exons aTAAGGACACCATCAGTAAAATCCGGGACCTGCGTATGAAAGGGGAGGACTATGAGGTGGTCAAGGTCATTGGGAGGGGAGCGTTTGGAGAAGTCCAGTTG gttaGGCACAAAGCCACGAGGAAGGTGTACGCCATGAAGCTGCTGAGCAAGTTTGAGATGATCAAGAGGTCCGACTCGGCGTTcttctgggaggagagggacatcaTGGCCTTCGCTAACAGCGCCTGGGTCGTGCAG CTGTTCTACGCCTTCCAGGACAACCGCTACCTCTACATGGTGATGGAGTACATGCCTGGCGGGGACCTGGTCAACCTGATGAGCCACTACGACGTCCCCGAGAAGTGGGCCCGCTTCTACACGGCCGAGGTGGTGCTGGCACTGGATGGGATCCACGCCATGGGCTTCATCCACCG GGACGTGAAGCCTGACAACATGTTGCTGGACGAAGCAGGCCACCTGAAGCTGGCTGACTTTGGAACCTGTATGAAAATGAACAAG gACGGTATGGTACGATGTGACACGGCCGTGGGAACCCCTGACTACATTTCACCCGAGGTACTCAAGTCCCAGGGAGGGGACGGATACTACGGCCGAGAGTGTGACTGGTGGTCTGTGGGAGTCTTCCTGTACGAGATGCTCGTCG GCGACACGCCTTTCTACGCCGACTCGCTGGTGGGGACGTACAGCAAGATCATGAACCACAAAAACGCGCTGACCTTCCCCGAGGACAGCGACATATCCAAGGACGCCAAAAACCTCATCTGTGCGTTCTTGACCGACAG AGAGGTGCGACTGGGACGCAACGGCGTGGACGAGATCAAGAGGCACCCCTTCTTCAAGAACGACCAGTGGACCTGGGACAACATCAGGGAGA CGGCCGCCCCCGTGGTGCCTGAGCTGAGCAGCGACATCGACACCAGCAACTTCGACGACATCGAGGAGGACCGCGGCGACGAGGAGACCTTCCCCATACCAAAGGCCTTCGTGGGAAACCAGCTCCCCTTTGTGGGCTTCACCTATTACAGCAGCCACCA gttcaCCCGCAGCTCCAGCACCAAGACCAGTGAGAAACGCAGCAGCTCCACCAAGGAAGAGAAGAGCCAT CTGGAGAACCTGCAGAAGAGGATCTAtcagctggaggagcagctgaacAGTGAGATGCAGCTGAAGGACGAGATGGAGGCCAAGTGCAG GACCTCAAACACCAAGCTCGACAAAATCCTGAAAGAGCTGGACGAGGAG GCCAACCTGCGGAAGGCTGTGGAGGCCAGCGTGTCCCTGCTGGAGAAGGACAAGATGATGATCCAGCACCGGGCCACCGACTACCAAAGAAAGGGCGACCAGGAGGCCGAGAAGAGACGCAATCTGGAGAACGAGG TGTCTACTCtgaaggagcagctggaggacaTGAGGAAAATGAACCAAAGCTCTCAGGCCTCTAATGACAAGATTGTGCAGCTGCAGAAACAG ctggaggaggccaacGACCTGCTGCGGGCCGAGTCGGACACGGCGGGGCGCCTGAGGAAGAGCCACACGGAGCTGTCCAAGTCCATGAGCCAGCTGGAGGGCGTGAACCGggagctgcaggagaggagccggggctgggagggggagcgaggccagctggagagggagctgctgctgctgcagaccACGCTGGACTCAGAGAGGAGGACCTCCAGCCAGGGCTCCGAGGAGATCCACGAGCTGCAAG CGCGGATGTCGGGGCTGCAGGAGGACAACAAGAACCTGAAGCTCAGCCTGTCCAAGCTGGAGACGGAGCGCAAGCAGGCCCAGGAGAGGAGCAACAACCTGGAGAAG GAGAAGAACGGCCTGGAGATCGACCTGAACTACAAGCTGAAGACCCTGCAGCAGCGTCTGGACCAGGAGCACACGGAGCACAGGGTGACCAAGGCCCAGCTCACAGACAAGTACGAGTCCATCGAGGAGGCCAAGTCAGCAGCCATGCATG cggTGCGGCAGAAGGTGTCGGAGGAGAGCGGGGCGCGGGTGCGGGCGGAgagcagggtggtggaggtggagaagcaGTGCTCCATGCTGGAGTTTGACCTCAAGCAGTCGGTCCAGAAGATGGAGCAGCTGATGAAGCagaaggagaggctggaggacgaG GTGAAGGCCCTGCGCATGCAGACGGAGCAGGAGTCCAGCAAGCGGCTGCAGGCCCAGAGCGACCTGAAGGGCCGCCTGCAGGACGCCGAGCGCCTGCGGGGCTCGGAGAAGCAGCTGAAGCAGGAGGTCAACGCCGCGCTGGAGAGCAAGCGCTCCGTCGAATTCCAGCTGGCGCAGCTCACCAA GCAATACAGGGGCAACGAAGGACAGATGAGGGAACTGCAGGACCAGCTGGAGGCCGAACAGTATTTCTCA ACACTTTACAAAACTcaggtgaaggagctgaaggaggagatCGAGGAGAAGAACCGCCAGGTCCAGGATGCTCATAAGAAGGTGCAGGATCTGCACAGTGAAAG GGATTCCCTGTCAGCCCAGCTGGACCTGACGGTGACCAAGGCCGAGTCGGAGCAGCTGGCCCGGGCGCTGCAGGAAGAGCAGTACTTTGAGCTCAGCCAGGAGAACAAGAAGGCCCAAGCCCGCCACAAGCAGGAGGGCTCTGAGAAGGACGCCACCATCGCACGG ctcgaGGAGTCCAACAGAACCCTGACCAAAGACGTGGAGCACCTCAGCAAGGAGAAGACGGAGCTCACTGAGAAGCTGCACTCTCAGGAGGAAG AGTACGAAGCCCAGAAGGAGGAGATCGCCGCCACCACCAAGGCCAACTACGAGAAGTCCCTAAACTCAGAGCGCACGCTCAAGATCCAG gcgGTGAACAAGCTGGCGGAGATCATGAACCGCAAGGACATGAAGCTGGACCAGAAGAAGAAGGGCAGCACGGCCGACCTGCgcaagaaggagaaggagaaccgCAAGCTGCAGCTCGACCTCAACCAGGAGAAGGACAAGTTCAACCACATGGCCATCAAGTACCAGAAGGAGCTGAGCGAGATGCAGGCG caacTGTCCGAGGAGTGCACCTACCGCAACGAGCTGCAGATGCAGCTGGACAGCAAGGAGAGCGACATCGAGCAGCTCCGCGAGAAGCTCAAAGACCTGCACCTGCGCATGGAGAACTCCAGCGTCACCAGCCTGCAGACGGACGAAACGGACAGCAACCTGGCCG AATCCAGACTGGAGGGGTGGCTGTCCATACCTAACCGTGCTAATATCAAGCGCTACGGCTGGAGGAAGCAG TATGTGGTGGTGAGCAGCAAGAAGATCCTGTTCTACAACGACGAGCTGGACAAAGAGCAGTCCAACCCTTCCATGGTCCTAGACATCGA CAAACTGTTCCATGTGAGGCCGGTCACCCAGGGAGACGTGTACCGGGCAGAAACTGAGGAGATCCCCAGGATATTCCAG ATCCTCTATGCCAACGAGGGCGAGTGCAGGAAGGAGGCCGACGTTGAGACGGTCCCCCAGGGCGACAAGACCAACTGCCTGCCTCACAAGGGCCACGAGTTCATCCCCACCCTGTACCACTTCCCCTCCAACTGCGAGGCGTGCTCTAAGCCCCTGTGGCACGTCTTCAAGCCCCCGGCCGCGCTCGAGTGCCGCCGCTGCCACGTCAAGTGCCACAAGGACCACCTGGACAAGAAGGAGGACGTCATCGCCCCCTGCAAAG tcaaCTACGACGTGACGTCTGCCCGCAACATGCTCCTGCTGGCCCTCACCCAGGACGAGCAGAAGAAGTGGATCGGCCACCTGGGCAAGAAGATCCCCAAAACTCCTCCCTCGTCCTTCATGAGGGCCTCGCCCCGCACCATCTCCACGCGCTCCGCGGCCAATCAGTCCTTCCGCAAGAATCCCAAAAGCATCACGGGCAAGCCAAG CAGGGCCCAGTCCAGCGTCCAGGCCGCAGACCCAACCTCCAGCACTTGTTGA